Within Crassostrea angulata isolate pt1a10 chromosome 2, ASM2561291v2, whole genome shotgun sequence, the genomic segment TAATAAACTACGAAAAGAAGTATTTATCAAAACATTAATTAAGCATACTAGATGATTGTGTATATATGGAAAGATATGAAGTTATAAGAACACTTTGGAAAAAATGAGCAGATTAAGCATTTGAATATAGTAGTTAGTGAATATaaggatgtaaaaaaaaataataattgtgatACAACTGACCAAGTTTAGGTCTTTTTGCTTTATAAGATATAAAGCATACAAGTATAAAAGATTGAAGAACAAATCTTGCAAGAGCAATGAGCTATAACTATTAAGCATGAAGCGGAAAATATACACACAAACGTATGAGTAAACAAGCAATGTCATCCTTCATCATTGTTTACTTATCTCACATATATTCACATTTCCATATAAACCTACTAATGTGTCaacagaaaatttaattttgcttaaacatttaaaatagtCTTAAAATTATGCACCCACAATAATAGTATAAAgaatgatatataaatttaaattgttgAGAATGTAATTAAAGTAAAGAAAGTACATTTTTGAACAAACAAACTACAATGATTCAGAAGTTGAATCAATTTCTCCGAACCCTAATCTATTTCCGTATCTGTATATTTCTAGTTCATCGTCATCATCAATATAGTGAGCCAAAAAGTCTGCTTGTAAATTATGCTGTCGCCGTATATGACGTTTACAATGATGAACGATACAAAAGATGAAGATGCAAATGATGGATGTTATTAAACTTGCTGAAAAAAACAGTGGAATAGATTTGTAAAGGTTTTTTCTATCAAGTAATATCAGCAATCATTTCATGTTTCCTCAACCACAAGAGGTACACTTAGCCATACATTAAGGTGACTCTATACATCATGgtttaatatgataaattgttaaaatgtgatgtttgaaaattgaaatatacaaTTATTGTAATTGAATGCAGGGAGAATTTCAGATGAAATGACATTTAGATAAAATGTACttacttaacaaaaataatatttggctataaatttgatgcattttgaatttatatccATTCCTAGATCAAGTTCAGTTCTTTTTCCATGatcaaattattcatataaaatcTAATGTGTAGAATCTCCTTAAGTACTTGACAGATTTCCATTAGTACACACTATAGTCGATGCCAAAACGTTGTGTTCTTTTTCTAGTTCTTGGGGGTAATATTTTCTGATTTATTGGCTGAGTAgacttatttttcaatttctttttacttGACTGCTTAActtcaaatacttttttcacaaaaatcttcAGTTGAATataaatgtgtttgaaaatatcatatatCTCTGTTACTTTCCTCTTAATAATAATGATTTGATTGCAAATAAATGTTAGGAAGCCAGCTACACCTACAAGCAAAAAAACAGCACATATAAAGCtgtgtatttaaaataaagttcaCAGATTTTCATCAAGTATTTCTTCAGTATGAAGATTTGCAGTTATCTCCCTCCACATGCTATTGTAAGTAAAGCGTCTGTATAAAGCATACGCGGCTAAACTCAGGCAGGATAAAAATGCCAAAGCTGACAGGCAAATAGACACAGCTGAAATATAATGAAGACTTTCTTATGTAGCTATTTGTTTACCTAATTgtataaagttaaataaaaaacatttaaccAGTTATCCCCCTCCACATGCTATTGTAAGTTAAGCGTCTGTATAAAGCATACACAGCTAAACTCAGGCAGGATAAAAATGCCAAACCTGATTGGTAAATACACACTGCTGAAATATAATGAAGACTTTCTTATGTAGTTACTTGATTACCTAATTGTataaaggtaaataaaaaacatttaaccCAAATATTTACTTATAATGATGGTGAAGGTCCTTCCATTAGTGAAGTCGTTCCCATTTTCACTCtacaaagtaaataaatatataattatgatgatATTTATAATCCATTCTTGATTAAATTGTATTATTCTGATTGGAAATACATCCTTTTGTCTTTTGTAAAAGGCATATAAGTTATTTACTTTAACTTTGTAATTTATCAATTAGTATAACTTTACCATGGTTATTTGTTAAACAGAAAAATGGATTATATTCCTTTTGTTTACCTCACTGCTGCTTATGCTCTGCAGGGTGGTCGGATGGAGAATTTCAGAGGAGGAAGAAGAAACATGCtacaaaattgttatttataaactagagcagagctcgtggcaaagccacgagtaggtcttccgttgttgctgcgggttgaaaatatatgtgatatggtgtcaaaattacaatgactatactttcagttctgcttttgttataaaaacgtgttgtgattgaaagcttgtctataaaacatgttttgaaaaagaaaggaagaaaatgttttaggaaaactatttgtcgaacacagtttgtgtaatcgtttcaaaaaggctttaaaaaatgagatgttaaatggcgagttaaattttcaaagggtagcaagcattgttataaacagtatgcactcatgattcatgtcaggaattgtattttttttaaaaaccgaacacgcctacaaaacacgtaaccttttctctaagataacttctttatctaaatctttctaaatttttgaagactatgtgcaagtttagaattgttacgtgctgacaaaatttagtaattagtcaaaattgatggcatctctgaacttttctatagggaaatgtgtgtcgtctgatattatttaatgatacgagtagacttggacattcaaaataatatataatcagctaaataaaaaagatcagcgggagaatttatgcaaaagcgagcatctaaattttacaccagatggtgctgtttcataaagacaccgctatgtaacgtgaattaaataaccttattaCAGATATGAATATTACCTCTCTCGACgatgtaataatatgcaaaatccttatttttatgtcagtgggttgattaataaaattgaaaaaaaaactccaattgcacttgcgtaaattggaattctgggaaggaattagagaaattagagaaattcgaagaagttatgaaactgttcagtttctagatcaaactgcgcattgatgtattaaaagactatcatgtgtatcgtctgtagccacggtccggaatccgtatgtacagtcatacattgtatgtatatcGATACACCTTTACCTCCTCACCTACAGCCATGCAAACGagggtgcaaccttcatatacacatgcatagtattatagttctggaaacaatttatcttgtattttaatatattgggtatCCATTGTTaacctaaaattagtattccactggctgtagctaaccttgtaagtaaattaagttgcattacaacctcataatacacaacttcaattaaaagggtttattttttaaatcaattttcgtacaattagcaataaataaaatctccAATAACGcacttaagtgtaactttgagacgcgcatatattttttggaggcagatatgtcgctatattatagtctgcaagtcaagtgaaCTATTATGGTCTTGCAACGAAATAAGAaatctgtcgacacttgcagtactttgatgatttctatggcgatcgactgcattgcgtaatgtagtcgtatttcccaagaacaaaatttcctttgacttccaactttcaattataatatatgaattattctgtccataactatagaagtttagcatGTTCAAgaggttaatttattagccacattctcaggttacgatttcacttctttaatgtgaagatgattgacttcgaaTTAGTCTTATTGTTAATAAAAGcaccttccaactgttactcaattacatatgttctgagttgtgtgcgctaaagcgacacaagattttcggtcgcacgtggcgattgaattaacacagactgaccgaatgtacaaacgggtgggaaagtgaaacacgttgaggagaaaatgttacacataagaagaagtcaccaaaaatgattttcgacagatctggatatcttttcgccaatttaaataaaatccaGCGCGGGCACTTGtcatacaaaccaaccatttatttatgtctgacgatgtttccgatttggagtaatatcgttcattaatattcattttcactcaaatctttaattaaataaatacaagatggacaaacttttataacataaaattaaaatagttcttgtatttacggctatataaactcaaccacgttcatattcatctaAGTGTGCATCGcagtgtgcgaatcttgtgtattagataaccgctgaccgctaggtagtgcagccgtggctgatctcctcggtcGTGGACGAAGGGtatattacgtaaaggtacaacgcacagacatgCACAGGTCAGAACCCAGGacgatttgaaaagtttgcagtataatgaccatattctatcaaataaaagttcttaattttaaacttaaaacccacaattgatctgtgtctgatattgctttagattgagaatgacattgcttttaataattaactgaacaatttcttaattgacaccgaATTGTTTAGTCgataaacttttatgtgtaatcaaaactaaaacaattcttgagttcgcggctaaataaactcgtatatgagagacgcaactctcgtgtattagataaccgctgaccgctaggtagcccagccgcgaccatggtgaccgattttctcgaccgcgggcgagggagagtttcgttaacttggccaaattgccgCGAGTACTGGTCAACACGTATTACTTTTCCCCTCACAttatgcaatacccgaacacaaaaacagttttatgagatcaataaagtcacaaacaacattttttgcagcgacgcccatatcgaaaaatttaccgttttagagttatgaagcaaagacttttaagggatctagacccctcattttaggggctagccccttttttatggtatcaaatgaaagctcttaatattctgcacaacttttgctctatatgtgtctagaaaaaatttacaactaaaaagttattgagcaaagatataagcaaaatttaacattttttgaaacataaatttcgatgtaattttttaagaagtatacgtgggttaatcaaacatgtaaaactaggaggacaacgttcaagatgtctacattaaagatttgtaaattaaaactacttgctactgatcaactcggagcctttgcaggtacacgagacccactaaaaaaatattcaaaggggaataactcaaaaccggaagtagcgatttcataattttttgtgctatagtaagctattgtcatttccaataaaccctgaaaatttgaataaaatctaatgacaaacaagcgagatattaaagtttaaagaaacgtctagaagaaaaagaagaagaaaaataataatgaagaatttccaacagaatcagtacaaggtcttccgttggaaacggaagaccttaattagtcTATTTTTACCATGTTTATTGTCTACCCAAAGaaacaacaataaatattttctttacctCCCTAATCTGTGTGCTCTCAAAGGTGATGGCATGGCTGGCAATGGCTGGGGAGGTAGAGGGATGCTGTAAAATAGTAATTCATAAATTAGTCTAACTTCAGCATGACTATTAGTCACTCAAAGAAATCAACATGtattctattttcatttttacctTACTATTCCTTGCGCTTCCAGTTGTAGTGGGAGGGAAAGTGTCAGAGGCATgctgtaaaaatgtaattcagAAATTAGTCTAACtttactatattatttttattttttaagcagagaaatggattatattttcattttgtttacctCACTGTTGTCAATGCTTTGAAGAGTAGTCTGATGAGGGACCTCGGTGGAGGGAGAAACATGCTGCAAAATTGTTATGCAGATATTAATCTAACTCTATAATGTCTTTATGTATTAGTTACCaaaacatgacccccccccccccccccgtttaagAAAATACTCAAATGCTTACACATTCGGTTTTTGCCTCTCCCAAATAAAATGTCACTCCACTATCTGTAACAACATGCTGATTCAGGTCCTTACACCTTAATGGTGTAATTTCAATCACCACAACTTGTACTGAACAGTCTCGGAGATCCAAGAGTCCATCGCCGTCGAAGCGATCAAAGTAAAGGATGGGGATGTCATCAATACAGCCCCCGTACCATCCTCCACCATTCCACATGCATTTTCCAGCACTATCACAAATAGAGTCCAAAGGCTTGCCATGCATGCGAGCAAACAGCATGATGATAAGAATGAAAGAAACGGTACACATGTTCATGTTTGCCATTTTCTTTTCACTTCGGCGTGTTCCTTCGCATTTAATGAATTTCGAGCCCGATTTTATTGTTTCAATTTAAATGAGATATAatgggatatatatatatttatttatataaaacagtCTGTTTGTGTTCAATTCCATTTAATTTTacgattttatatatattttgaacttaataacttgatatgttttgtttacttctttattaataagttCTTAATTTGCAATCTTTCAATCTTATATTTagctttaattaaaaatttaatgctGAAATATTGTTTATCAGACAGTACTGTTTTCAAGGACGAGTCAATGGTCGAGAAGttattatatacattaaaactttattgtgtaaaaatatctatcatatcaaattttcatcagttgtatatataaaaagttcGAAGTCTGACATTACCATAATATTTCACCAACCTATGAACTCCACCTTGGTAAGTCCaagcaaaataagaaaatggtTTACGGTtacataatctttaaaaaaaaaaaaaaaaaaaaaacagaggcAAAGGTTACGAACAACAGGGTAATTGGCAATACACATCCTTACATACGTTGAGTAATCAAAATCAAGAGTCATAAAATTTGCAAGACTAAAGCTGTTTACTTCTTTACAAGAAATAGTTGTTTGCTATATTTTGAACTTTTCAACCGAAATTTATTATTGAAAGGGTTATTAgagagtgtatatatatatgaaaaagttCAAACACTGACGACGCATCTAAAAGCAGTCATGGCTTCGAATGCAAGAGCGGTCTTCTCACAGCAAATTGATGATGATGGTGAAACACCTATGTTTGTCATAGAGAAAAATGATTCTCTAAGAATTAGAAAAGGACAGTACTCTATCAAGATGAGCTATTATAACCGGAAAGTTTACTTCCACATTCAAAGTAAGTTATAAACCTTATTAAATAAACCTCTGTTTTATATGGTAATTTATCCAGAAAACGTAAACTAAAATattcatgatttttaaattatttggtATTTTTGATACTactctttgtttttatttatttatttattatttttgttataattttttaaagtattgatATGTTACCATGTAAAACTTTTACGTTTACCTGTTATATCATTAATATATCCATTATTAAATTAAGATTAGATTAAAGTGATTTTACGTTCCTGATGAtactttaatgtaaaattttaacatttttcttttctgtttcttCCTGACAGACAATGCAAAAGGAACATCGACTTCCATCCCCGAGGAGGTCATGCTAGCAATGGCAGGTTTGGGGGAAGAGATTACAGCAGTGCGAGACTTTGTAAAAAGTCTACAACCCCCGAGTCCACCAATGgtaagttttcttgaaatttgTCTTTATGTTTAGAcgatgagatacatgtatataaccgTTTAAATAATTCATACAGCTGATATACATGAATGTCGGATAGGTAAAATTCCACAagtgttattattatttttttaatatagctCAGAATCACCCTTCCCAAAAAAAGGAAGGTAACAATTGTTGAATCAGACGATAACGAAGATGGGGGAGCTTTTTAAGATTCATGACCATCTTGGCTGTAGATAGAAATCATTTATTCAGGAAATGTGTTAATCAAGAATATTAATACTCGATCCAAGAAGCGGAAGAAGTTAccctatttttaattattttaacaagATCCAATCTTTGCGGCATTCCTGCGTGGTGGAATTACAGAATGTGGCGGTCAAACTTAAGTCATCAGCAGATGTTCTTCTAGAAggaattgacaaaaaaataagTGAAGTTGAAGTAGGCGAACAACAATTAGAAATAATCAAAAATCGTATGGCCGACATTTGTTCCATCCACTCATTGCGACCTTCCTCCGTGGTGGAATTACTTAATGAGACAGTTAAACTTACGTCGTCAGCAGATGTTCTTCTGGAAGGAATCgatagaaaaaagaaagaacttAATGCAGATAAACAACAATTAGAAATAATAACAAATCGTATGGTTGACATTTATCACTGTCTATGTGTCATGAAATGATCACCTTAAGGTAAggtcaaaattaaaatgtttgtttgcaGTTGACTATCCTACCCATTAAAATATATGCGACAAACCTTTTAACCTATTATTTGTGATTCAATAGGAAGCAGTAAAGtaatattgttataaaattgaaaaactatCCATTCATTCTAAAAAATTACAGGTTGACAattgcaaacaattttttttgaatttttgaccTAATGTTTTGTAGCGTACTTCCGACTTGATCGAGTATTCATCACTTTACCCATTTTATGTGCTCATATAATTGTATACTGTATTaagatttatcaattaatttgtgtattattttgattttaaattatggAAAACTAATTGCCAACATATTTAATCCTTTCACGATAGCAAAGTCAAAATATTAAGATATGTTAACACAGTATTGATAAATCTTAGGCAAATTATTATACGTGTATACTCTCTCGATAAAAACTCTTCCattttatactttatatatTGCCTACTGTTTTCATTTAGTAAACGTTAATGACTCTGCAACGAAAAACGTGATAATTGGAGAGCTATTGTAAACAATATCATGCTTTATTCCATTACTCATTTAATCCAATTAAACAACTTTCTGCATATTAAGAATATTGACTTTGATTGTTACTTTCCCAGATACGGAATTGTTAGTTGTAtccttaattatttatttccaattAAGCGATTTTGCTTAACTATTTATTGtaaatcaaagtaaaataaattgttgGAACGAaggttttatgtttatttcaaatacaGAACACTGATTTGTATCAAACGTCTCTATCTTAATTACATGTTTACATTCATATGctaataaatttaatcaaaatacatattgTACAGTTTATTCATCGATTTGATTTTTGGTCGCATAGTGTCCATATGAATATCCCTCAATGCCGTTAGGCTCCAACCACCATCGTTTATCGTCAAACGGTGACAGAGAAATTTTGTTGATGTTCTTTAAATACAGGTTATGATTTTCACTTCGAATAGAGTTCATTGAATGTCTATTCAATTTACTGTCCATTAGACAGTTTACGTAGTTTTGATAAGTTAATTCTTTTTTGACTACCGATTTGGAAATTCCTTTAGCTTTCTTCACTTGCGTTTTTTTCTCATCGTAAACAATGAATGAATACATTTTTGGTCGTAAACCAACAAATCCAAGAATTGGATGAGATGCCGTTTCATCTTTCATCTTTCCAACAACTTTCTTGTGTTTTTCACTGAACAGAGGATGATCTCTCGGATAGTTTGACGTGTCAAACAAATCCATATGCTTGTTTATCTCCTCGTACATGTCTTCAACTTCAAATCTACAAAATTAAATAAGGTGAAGAACAATGATCGTCTGAATTAGTTAACAGACTTTATCACAAGAAATAACTATACCTACCTATAAAATAGAGAGTCAGTGTCCGTCATCAGTAACTTTGCATTTTCTCTATACTGTTTTTTGACAAAGCCATAATGGAATTCATACATGAAAAGCTTGGAAAGATCCAATATGCTCATCCCAGTGTAGATTGGTTTGTTCAGTAAAAgcttgacctttttgtttttcactCCCACAAGATCGCTATTGAAGATGGTAAAACTCTCAAAACTTGGTTTACTAACCAATCTCTGCAGTCCCTTTTTTGTATGAACTAAGTTAAAGTTCAATCTATTTCTGATATTTTCCATGGTTTTTCTGTAATGATAAACGAAAATAAACATATCTTACTGTATAGTGTCAGAAAACTATGATCATATGACAATCTGTACatagataattttgaaaatgcttACCCAAAAACTATATTGTTGTAAGACTTGTAAAGAGAGACTTCAAATTCATTCTGAGCTTGCTGCCTCATCTTCGTGTTGTATTCTATGTAGGGTTTTAACCAGTTTTCCTGTTCAAAGCTTATTACTCTATGCATATCTTTCAGAATAAGTCCTTGTTGAAGATAGAATTGTAAGTTTCTGTAGTGAACAACGTATTTGTGCTTTGTTCGAAGTGTAGGAACAAGTTTTCTCGAGATCTCACCCTCGATTTTCTGTTTATGAAAAATCTTATACAGTTCTTGGCAGTAAGGAGATAGATCTTCAATTTTGATAGATAACGATTCCGGTGCTAATGGTAGATCATTATGTACATCATGCAAATGACTTGGATATTCAAGTGTGACCTCTAAGATATATCCATTTTTCGCATTTTTATCTACATTCATAATGTCAAGCTCTGATATTTCATTCGCACTCAGCCATTTAAAATCCCTAACAGGGAGGGACTCAATCATAGCTCCACCATATAAGTTGTTCATATCAAAATATCCAAGGTAAACATTTGGTTTGCTTGGATTATAATTCTGCTCAATATAGGGGTTGTTAGCTTCAGCGAAACGTGATGTTATCATTGCCACACCACCACGCACACCCTTTTCAATCATCAGATATTGCTCTATGTCAGTAAGTAATTCTAACTCCACACCAGTCATTTTTAAACATGCACTCCAGCACATACCAGCGAGGGTGTAATACTGTGCAGGATCTAAATCAAAACTTTTCATGGAAATATCTCTGAATCTTTCAAAAACATCCGCTAAAAGTAATACATCACAAAGTATATATAGATCATGATATTCCCCCATTGTTTGGATATTCATCTCTCTCCAAACTTCTTTCGCATGCTCATACTCTTCATCTGATATGTGACATTTGCGTATAGTATTGTAGAATTCATGTTTGGGGGGTAATTTATTGACTAAAAACTTTGAACTGTCTGTAATGAATGAGTATGGATAAATTCCCTTTCTTAATAAAAGATTTTTACAAGAATCGGAGGgtaaatgttcattgaattgTTGAAAATGTTGTATACCGCTAGATTTCAAATTCTTCACCAACACATCCAAAGATGTTGTAAGAAATTGAAAAGAGTCTATAAaccttaattttgaaattgtaaaagAGACGTATCGTTCATTAGTATTGGCGATGACATTAATAcgttttttcttgaattttccaagTCGTTGCATGATAAGATGAGCGTCAAATCCTCTAAGATTGTGTAAAATAACAGGTATAAACTCTACCTGCTTAAATTGTAAATTACAATTCCGATGCAGCACCAAAAAAATCACCTGTAATATGATCATGATTTCTTACTTTGTCATGCTTCTTAATAAATTCCAACCCACACAGATGACAATGTGTTgctctttgaaataaattttctatattaCCGTTGATTTGCATAGGTTCTATAATATGTAACAAATTCTTTCCTCTTCTTCGAGTAATCGAACCATGAACGTCTCTACGATGTCCTCCCCTCGATATACAGTAGGCGGTTTAGTATATCTCTTATCAGTAGAAACTATATGATAAGCAAAGCCACAAGGTTTGAATTCAGAAATATTACTGGTGTGTGAAGAGTTTGGATCTAGGTCACATGATTGAATGGGTTTGACATATGTTTCGAAATCAGCGTAAATGACAAATGGCACACGAAGTTGTTTCGCAATATCAGTAAATTTTAATACGTCATTTTCTCCAGGCGTTGGCATCTCTATTTTCTGTAAACCGAGTGACATGCAAAAGTCAAcatgtttattcaaaatttcTCTCCTCACAAATCCATGCAAACAATAAGGACAATAGTGATGTGAATGGCGTGAATTCCCACCTTCTGTTCGGAAGAGAAATCGATTGAGATTTTTGATTAAGCAGTAATGGAAAATGTCTTTATTCCTTAGATAAAGCAAATcgacatgaattttttttttgatttggtAATACGCATTGGAAATATTTCCTTATCTTCATATCCAAATACATTTAAGGaaatatcattttgattttcaaattttgttatcTGCTGTACCCGAACTGGATATTGGATTCCACGCATGTTTACTTTATGAGTATATGCATAGTAATGACTGACTCTCGACGGGTTTCGCTTAGCAGGATAAAGTTTTGCTAAAACTGAGTACAGGAAACATTTTTGAtctgtatttctt encodes:
- the LOC128171117 gene encoding uncharacterized protein LOC128171117, with protein sequence MANMNMCTVSFILIIMLFARMHGKPLDSICDSAGKCMWNGGGWYGGCIDDIPILYFDRFDGDGLLDLRDCSVQVVVIEITPLRCKDLNQHVVTDSGVTFYLGEAKTECHVSPSTEVPHQTTLQSIDNSEHASDTFPPTTTGSARNSKHPSTSPAIASHAITFESTQIREHVSSSSSEILHPTTLQSISSSESENGNDFTNGRTFTIIISKYLG
- the LOC128171123 gene encoding uncharacterized protein LOC128171123; its protein translation is MASNARAVFSQQIDDDGETPMFVIEKNDSLRIRKGQYSIKMSYYNRKVYFHIQNNAKGTSTSIPEEVMLAMAGLGEEITAVRDFVKSLQPPSPPMLRITLPKKRKVTIVESDDNEDGGAF
- the LOC128171111 gene encoding uncharacterized protein LOC128171111, whose product is MFIFVYHYRKTMENIRNRLNFNLVHTKKGLQRLVSKPSFESFTIFNSDLVGVKNKKVKLLLNKPIYTGMSILDLSKLFMYEFHYGFVKKQYRENAKLLMTDTDSLFYRFEVEDMYEEINKHMDLFDTSNYPRDHPLFSEKHKKVVGKMKDETASHPILGFVGLRPKMYSFIVYDEKKTQVKKAKGISKSVVKKELTYQNYVNCLMDSKLNRHSMNSIRSENHNLYLKNINKISLSPFDDKRWWLEPNGIEGYSYGHYATKNQIDE